The proteins below come from a single Spirochaetota bacterium genomic window:
- a CDS encoding arginine--tRNA ligase, with amino-acid sequence MNLKSEIAAILSQAIASAVKDGLFNDELPSVERKVEYPRDQKFGDYAIPFALESARMLRKSPMEIGQKIAGYLGSDPRISKIEVVKPGFINLFIASGFLFENAKEIIRQGKAYGKAVKDKPRKVNIEFVSANPTGPLNIVSARAAAVGDTIANLLEFSGDTVNREFYINDYGNQVYLLGKSVLARLKELRGENVEFPEDGYHGEYIREIASEIRNNHGDEINAMTDESELAEFLAVKTMEHNVSGQKRDLEKFNVRFQTWFSERTLHEKDEVMKTLDTLKSSDCVYSSEGKVFFKSTDFNDDKDRVLVRDDGRPTYFLADITYHQDKIRRGYDLIIDIWGPDHHGHITRLVGAMKALGFNENDFRILIAQQVNLLMEGETVKMSKRLGQFSTMQDLIDEIGVDVARYFFVMRSLESHLDFDLTLAKKHSSENPVFYLQYAHARICSLFREAEKRGLAYEPANARPEYFDNEESQVLMKLLAKFPEEAADAADNFEPHRITTYLMRLAQSFHRFYTEHRILTDDAYMSVSYLLLCDAVRVVMANGLGLLGVSAPEQM; translated from the coding sequence TTGAACCTGAAAAGCGAAATTGCCGCGATACTGTCTCAAGCCATTGCTTCCGCAGTCAAAGACGGATTATTTAACGATGAGCTCCCGTCGGTGGAGAGGAAAGTCGAATATCCCCGGGACCAGAAATTCGGCGACTATGCCATACCCTTTGCCCTCGAATCCGCGCGGATGCTCCGTAAATCACCCATGGAAATCGGCCAGAAGATCGCGGGGTATCTTGGCTCTGACCCCAGGATCAGCAAGATAGAGGTGGTAAAACCCGGATTTATCAATCTGTTCATTGCCAGCGGTTTTCTCTTTGAAAACGCAAAGGAAATAATCAGACAGGGTAAGGCCTACGGGAAGGCGGTTAAGGATAAACCGCGCAAGGTTAACATTGAGTTCGTTTCGGCAAACCCGACGGGACCGCTCAATATTGTGTCCGCCCGCGCGGCGGCCGTGGGCGACACAATCGCAAATCTTCTTGAGTTTTCCGGCGATACCGTGAACAGGGAGTTCTATATCAACGATTACGGGAACCAGGTGTATCTGCTCGGAAAATCGGTCCTGGCCCGTCTGAAGGAGCTCCGCGGTGAAAATGTTGAATTCCCCGAGGACGGCTACCATGGGGAGTATATCAGGGAAATCGCCTCCGAAATCCGTAATAACCACGGCGATGAGATCAACGCAATGACCGATGAATCGGAGCTGGCTGAATTCCTGGCGGTAAAGACCATGGAGCACAACGTATCCGGCCAGAAACGTGACCTGGAAAAATTCAACGTCCGGTTCCAGACCTGGTTCAGCGAGCGTACGCTCCATGAAAAGGATGAAGTCATGAAGACCCTTGATACGTTGAAGTCTTCTGATTGCGTCTACTCCTCCGAAGGGAAGGTTTTCTTCAAATCGACTGATTTTAACGATGACAAGGACCGTGTACTCGTCAGGGACGACGGGCGACCAACCTATTTCCTCGCGGACATAACCTATCATCAAGACAAGATACGCAGGGGCTATGACCTCATCATAGACATATGGGGCCCGGACCACCATGGCCACATTACACGCCTGGTGGGAGCAATGAAGGCGCTGGGTTTCAATGAGAATGATTTCAGGATCCTCATAGCCCAGCAGGTCAACCTCCTCATGGAGGGGGAAACCGTCAAGATGTCCAAGCGCCTCGGGCAGTTCTCGACCATGCAGGACCTCATCGATGAGATCGGCGTTGACGTAGCGCGGTACTTTTTCGTCATGCGCTCCCTTGAAAGTCACCTCGATTTCGATCTGACTCTGGCGAAAAAGCACAGCTCCGAGAACCCGGTGTTCTACCTGCAGTACGCCCATGCCCGCATATGCTCCCTCTTCAGGGAAGCCGAGAAGAGGGGCCTCGCCTATGAGCCGGCAAATGCTCGGCCGGAGTATTTCGATAATGAAGAGTCACAGGTATTGATGAAGCTTCTGGCCAAGTTTCCCGAAGAAGCGGCTGACGCCGCCGACAATTTCGAGCCTCACCGCATCACCACGTATCTCATGAGGCTGGCTCAGTCCTTTCACCGTTTTTACACCGAGCACCGTATCCTGACCGATGACGCGTACATGTCCGTTTCGTACCTGCTTCTGTGCGACGCGGTCCGTGTTGTCATGGCAAACGGCCTCGGGCTTCTGGGCGTTTCCGCTCCCGAGCAGATGTAA
- a CDS encoding CinA family nicotinamide mononucleotide deamidase-related protein, whose protein sequence is MMRASILSTGNELLYGKTIDTNGGFIGSRLFPMDIAVKRIMETGDSIDDLERSIRYLLLDSDILIMTGGLGPTDDDNTIEALRRIFDFEVNIDDNARRRMEAFFEKIGMAMTVKDLKMAEVPAGALVLDNEKGLAPGFIMCNDDKLVISMPGVPREAEHMMVKLVVPYLKSRYGIGVKKTISLKIIGVKESDINESIKTSGIPLDGMEWGMTAEEGITTLTFVDKDGGFDIFAIPSMIRQVFPNQLLDRMWDRPEEEVIDILRKKDLTMAIAESCTGGLIAKRITDISGSSDVFTGGIVSYANDVKVRQLGVLEETLSTHGAVSSETAAEMAAGVRIALRSSIGISTTGIAGPGGGSESKPVGTVWFGLADEKGVKTFTRVISGDRERVRSMASLIAVENLRSYLKHLGAS, encoded by the coding sequence ATGATGAGGGCGTCAATCCTGTCAACCGGCAACGAGCTCCTGTACGGGAAGACCATCGATACCAACGGGGGCTTTATCGGCTCCCGTCTTTTCCCCATGGATATCGCGGTGAAAAGGATCATGGAAACCGGCGATTCCATCGATGATCTGGAACGCTCCATACGATATCTCCTCTTGGATTCGGATATCCTGATAATGACCGGCGGCCTCGGTCCCACCGACGATGACAACACCATTGAGGCGCTGCGGCGGATTTTCGATTTCGAAGTAAACATTGACGATAATGCCCGTCGGCGAATGGAGGCTTTCTTCGAAAAGATCGGCATGGCCATGACCGTAAAGGACCTCAAAATGGCGGAAGTGCCCGCGGGCGCATTGGTGCTCGACAACGAGAAAGGCCTTGCTCCGGGTTTTATAATGTGCAATGATGATAAGCTCGTCATATCGATGCCCGGTGTTCCCCGGGAAGCTGAACATATGATGGTTAAACTTGTCGTTCCGTATTTGAAATCCCGCTACGGCATTGGCGTGAAGAAAACCATATCACTTAAGATCATAGGGGTGAAAGAATCAGATATCAACGAATCGATCAAGACCTCGGGAATCCCCCTCGATGGCATGGAGTGGGGCATGACTGCGGAAGAGGGCATCACAACGCTGACATTCGTAGATAAAGACGGCGGTTTTGATATATTCGCCATACCATCCATGATCCGACAGGTGTTTCCGAACCAGTTACTCGACCGGATGTGGGACAGGCCCGAGGAAGAAGTGATCGATATACTCAGAAAGAAAGACCTGACCATGGCAATTGCAGAATCGTGCACGGGCGGACTCATAGCGAAGCGAATCACCGATATTTCCGGTTCATCGGATGTTTTCACCGGCGGGATCGTTTCATACGCCAATGACGTGAAGGTGCGCCAGCTGGGTGTATTAGAAGAAACGCTATCGACTCACGGGGCGGTATCTTCGGAAACCGCCGCGGAGATGGCCGCCGGCGTCCGCATAGCCCTGAGATCGTCCATCGGTATATCGACGACAGGGATAGCCGGGCCTGGGGGAGGGTCAGAATCAAAACCGGTCGGCACCGTATGGTTCGGCCTGGCCGATGAAAAGGGTGTGAAAACCTTTACCCGCGTAATAAGCGGCGACAGGGAGAGGGTGCGCTCCATGGCGTCACTGATCGCCGTTGAAAATCTCAGATCTTATTTGAAACATTTGGGCGCGTCATGA
- a CDS encoding adenylate/guanylate cyclase domain-containing protein: MPSFKLQKSHLIGMLISLILFAVISVLFTLTTILDRMELGAGDFLFFLRDPAEKSKVIQKGAELRLPNKRARKDIIIIGIDERTIRHFSDQGIQWPFPWEIHATFMKYIGTGKPIAILVDIMFLDHKKGEDKLADAIRSAQTAFLDFPFETKYIDKDYGDQAERLKILNRIRFPVDPADKSPMLVEEAVPPTPLIANAAKGIGFANIFPGSDNVIRTMPLLLKWQNYYYPSIDLLIVMQYYGIGKEDIEIKWGSYIKLKNLPREKMAKPNDKREIKIPIDKRGFMDVNFIGGFGSFEHYPYSYFCREGDMLKENNTSLKNKIVLVAAYAVTGIATDEKQSPYGATFGIEHHANVLNTIISQNFLIKFNDMENLLVMLVIALLIGFIVPRVSIIYSFVVTFVLAIAYMVGSYVIFDMFSYMAAFSTPILQIGLSFTAIVVFRVLTEQKEKRFIKQTFSKFVSPKVVDELINSPEMAKLGGERKTITVLFSDIRGFTTMSERMTPEQLVDHLNQYLQAMTDIVIKYDGTLDKYVGDEIMAFWGAPVPQADHSLRACRAALEMMVKLNEMNQAWQHQGKEKINIGIGLNTGPMVVGFVGSTSRMDYTLMGDMVNLGARLEGTNKIYSTSIIISEFTYDEVKDHVIARELDLIRVKGKEKPVTIYELIDMKN, encoded by the coding sequence ATGCCTTCATTTAAACTCCAAAAAAGCCATCTTATTGGAATGCTGATATCCCTTATCCTGTTCGCGGTCATATCAGTGCTTTTTACGCTCACGACCATTCTTGACCGGATGGAGCTCGGTGCCGGCGATTTCCTTTTCTTCCTGCGCGACCCCGCGGAAAAGTCAAAGGTCATCCAGAAAGGCGCAGAGCTCAGGCTCCCTAACAAGCGCGCCCGCAAGGACATCATAATAATCGGCATCGATGAAAGGACCATCCGCCACTTCTCCGACCAGGGGATCCAGTGGCCGTTCCCGTGGGAGATACACGCTACGTTCATGAAGTACATCGGCACCGGGAAGCCCATTGCCATCCTCGTTGACATAATGTTCCTCGATCACAAAAAGGGAGAAGACAAGCTCGCCGACGCGATTCGCAGCGCACAGACGGCATTCCTCGATTTCCCCTTTGAAACAAAATATATAGACAAGGATTACGGAGACCAGGCGGAGCGCCTCAAGATCCTGAACCGGATCAGGTTCCCTGTCGACCCGGCTGACAAATCTCCCATGCTCGTTGAAGAAGCGGTGCCTCCCACGCCCCTTATTGCGAATGCGGCAAAGGGCATCGGCTTCGCCAACATCTTCCCCGGATCGGACAACGTCATCAGGACCATGCCGCTCCTGCTCAAATGGCAGAATTATTATTACCCGAGCATAGATCTACTGATCGTCATGCAGTATTATGGCATCGGCAAGGAAGATATCGAGATCAAGTGGGGCAGCTATATAAAATTGAAGAACCTTCCCCGAGAAAAAATGGCCAAGCCCAATGACAAGCGTGAAATAAAGATTCCCATAGACAAGCGCGGCTTTATGGACGTCAACTTCATCGGCGGTTTCGGCAGCTTCGAGCACTACCCCTACAGCTATTTCTGCCGCGAAGGGGACATGCTAAAGGAGAACAACACCTCCCTGAAGAATAAGATCGTCCTTGTGGCCGCCTACGCGGTCACCGGGATTGCCACTGATGAAAAGCAGTCCCCCTACGGCGCCACCTTCGGGATCGAGCACCATGCCAATGTGCTCAATACGATCATAAGCCAGAATTTTCTCATCAAGTTCAACGACATGGAAAACCTGCTCGTCATGCTGGTGATAGCGCTGCTCATCGGCTTCATAGTGCCGCGCGTCTCCATCATCTACTCATTCGTGGTTACCTTTGTCCTGGCTATCGCCTACATGGTGGGGTCGTACGTTATCTTCGACATGTTCAGCTACATGGCGGCATTTTCAACGCCCATATTGCAGATAGGTCTCTCCTTTACGGCCATCGTCGTATTCCGCGTTCTTACTGAGCAGAAGGAAAAGCGATTCATCAAGCAGACCTTCTCGAAATTCGTATCGCCCAAGGTCGTCGACGAGCTCATCAACTCGCCAGAAATGGCCAAGCTCGGCGGGGAGCGCAAGACCATCACCGTTCTCTTCTCGGACATTCGCGGGTTTACCACCATGTCTGAAAGGATGACGCCGGAGCAGCTAGTCGACCACTTGAACCAGTATCTCCAGGCGATGACCGATATCGTCATTAAATACGACGGGACCCTCGACAAGTACGTGGGCGACGAGATCATGGCGTTCTGGGGCGCACCCGTGCCCCAGGCCGATCACTCGCTCCGGGCCTGCAGGGCCGCCCTTGAGATGATGGTCAAGCTCAACGAGATGAACCAGGCCTGGCAGCATCAGGGCAAGGAAAAGATCAACATCGGCATCGGCCTGAATACAGGCCCCATGGTCGTCGGATTCGTCGGCTCAACGTCCCGCATGGACTACACGCTCATGGGCGACATGGTCAACCTGGGGGCACGCCTTGAGGGTACGAACAAGATATACAGCACCAGCATCATAATAAGCGAATTCACCTATGACGAGGTCAAGGACCACGTCATCGCCCGCGAGCTTGATCTCATACGGGTAAAAGGCAAGGAAAAGCCCGTCACGATATACGAGCTTATCGACATGAAGAACTGA